The following coding sequences lie in one Streptomyces sp. NBC_00510 genomic window:
- a CDS encoding tetratricopeptide repeat protein, giving the protein MDIAAFMGTLVGVGGLVVAMLQLRVSQRSPTSSSAEIGRSVAGASVSPPTGLLPAEVLGREDILGVLQRAVARPSGFVVLAGMGGVGKSTVAMELACRIGQQRPFWHRTREWVVWWVSASDPASLSMGAVSIAKQAGGTEADIEAVATGAPDGPDRLWKLLRNTRFRWLLVFDNADDPTVLCAPQPWRPVEANCVAGGTGWVRANGRGLTIVTSRLTDPATWGNHAEIELIQPLQADAAARVLTHLAPSAGDIAAARRLSQQLGGLPLALHVAGSYLSQPLARWKTFTAYSDALNDGEPHSALAFAGRAAEARGMIMRTWELSLDHLADHGLAQARPVLRMLSCFAAVTPIPVALLDPQLMAPLFAGVRDVEGQLDRVLAGLIQLGLVSTTEADAVTIHPVIASSCRTHMAAPGPDELDSAVVRATAVELVAAKCTALDFSSPQDWPWFASLTPHLHALLSLPLEPQALGKVCRAAAKTSLSYDWSGGLHTAVALTTAALTASASLGPEHESVLRLQQQAILQRGRSGFWAEAEADFNVLVEIERRVLGDNHPVTLSTLHDLGRSYAHGGRWQEAEAMAMDVVTRRTQVFGHDHPATLASRHHLARAYAAQHRWPEADATFTELLADERRVLGEEHPTTLATRDGQARSLTDQERWPDAEAAYQELLESRRRVLGEEHPTTLTNLFNLARAIERQGRRREAEQIYGEVLTLRQRALGEQHPETVETEQALVRLR; this is encoded by the coding sequence GTGGACATCGCCGCATTCATGGGCACGCTTGTCGGCGTCGGGGGACTGGTGGTTGCCATGCTGCAACTGCGCGTGTCGCAGCGATCACCGACATCGAGCAGTGCCGAGATAGGAAGATCGGTGGCGGGCGCTTCGGTGAGCCCGCCGACAGGACTGTTGCCCGCAGAGGTCCTCGGGAGAGAGGACATTCTCGGTGTCCTGCAGCGCGCTGTGGCACGCCCCAGCGGTTTCGTCGTCCTAGCGGGCATGGGCGGAGTCGGTAAGTCAACGGTGGCGATGGAACTTGCCTGCCGCATCGGCCAGCAGCGCCCGTTTTGGCACCGCACCCGCGAGTGGGTGGTGTGGTGGGTGTCAGCGTCCGATCCAGCGAGCCTCAGCATGGGCGCGGTGTCCATCGCCAAGCAGGCCGGGGGTACTGAGGCCGACATCGAAGCAGTGGCGACGGGTGCCCCGGACGGACCGGATCGGCTCTGGAAACTGTTACGGAACACCCGGTTTCGCTGGCTGCTCGTCTTTGACAACGCCGACGATCCCACGGTGCTGTGCGCGCCGCAGCCCTGGAGACCAGTAGAGGCGAACTGCGTCGCCGGGGGCACCGGATGGGTTCGTGCCAATGGCCGAGGTCTGACCATTGTCACCAGCCGCCTCACGGATCCGGCCACCTGGGGGAACCACGCCGAGATCGAACTAATCCAGCCGTTGCAGGCTGACGCGGCGGCCCGGGTCCTCACACACCTGGCACCCAGTGCAGGCGACATTGCGGCAGCCCGTCGGCTGTCCCAGCAGCTCGGCGGGCTACCGCTGGCACTGCACGTCGCTGGCAGCTACTTGTCCCAGCCGCTGGCAAGATGGAAGACCTTCACCGCATATAGTGACGCGCTCAACGACGGAGAGCCACATTCAGCATTGGCTTTCGCCGGCAGGGCGGCTGAGGCCCGAGGAATGATCATGCGAACCTGGGAACTATCGCTCGACCACCTGGCAGACCACGGGCTGGCGCAAGCCAGGCCGGTACTCCGGATGCTCTCCTGCTTCGCGGCGGTCACGCCGATCCCTGTTGCCCTTCTTGACCCCCAGCTGATGGCCCCGCTCTTCGCCGGCGTCCGCGACGTTGAGGGACAACTCGACCGGGTGCTCGCGGGGCTGATCCAGTTGGGACTGGTCAGTACAACCGAGGCTGACGCCGTGACCATCCACCCCGTGATCGCGAGCTCCTGCCGAACGCACATGGCCGCACCCGGCCCCGATGAACTGGACTCTGCCGTTGTGCGTGCCACCGCCGTTGAGCTGGTCGCGGCCAAGTGCACGGCACTGGATTTCAGCAGTCCGCAGGACTGGCCATGGTTCGCATCGCTAACACCGCACCTGCATGCACTGTTGTCCCTGCCGCTCGAACCGCAAGCGCTGGGCAAGGTGTGTCGCGCTGCCGCGAAGACGTCTCTCTCATACGACTGGAGCGGTGGCCTGCACACGGCAGTCGCCCTCACGACGGCAGCGCTCACGGCTTCGGCCTCGCTCGGCCCCGAGCACGAATCCGTGCTGCGGTTGCAGCAGCAAGCGATCCTGCAACGGGGCCGGAGCGGGTTCTGGGCCGAGGCCGAAGCCGACTTCAACGTACTGGTGGAAATCGAACGGAGGGTGTTGGGCGACAACCATCCAGTGACCCTGTCCACGCTGCATGATCTCGGCCGTTCATACGCGCACGGGGGACGCTGGCAGGAGGCCGAGGCAATGGCCATGGACGTGGTCACGCGGCGCACACAAGTGTTCGGCCACGATCATCCCGCCACCCTCGCCAGCCGGCACCACCTGGCCCGAGCATACGCCGCGCAACACCGTTGGCCCGAGGCGGATGCCACCTTTACCGAGCTGCTCGCCGACGAACGCCGAGTGCTCGGCGAGGAACATCCGACGACCCTGGCAACCCGGGACGGCCAGGCAAGGTCACTGACCGACCAGGAACGCTGGCCCGACGCAGAGGCCGCCTATCAGGAGTTGCTGGAAAGCCGACGCCGCGTGCTTGGCGAGGAGCATCCGACAACATTGACCAACCTCTTCAACCTCGCGCGCGCGATCGAGCGCCAGGGGAGGCGACGGGAGGCGGAGCAGATCTACGGCGAGGTACTGACTTTGCGTCAGCGGGCGCTGGGCGAGCAACACCCAGAGACGGTGGAAACAGAACAAGCGCTGGTGCGGTTGCGCTAG
- a CDS encoding IS5 family transposase, with product MAVDARGLSRMGSVYAFWRRWRDQGLIGELHDRLRDRVRQVEGRDPEPTAGIIDAQSVKGAASVPAATRGFDAGKRINGRKRHIVVDTLGLLLVVMVTAASVTDREAAGGLLARLRERHWRISCVWADGGYTGHLVDVARAVWRIALTVVKRTDDTRGFTVLPKRWLVERTFAWLMRSRRLARDYETRTDSAEALIHWSMSMVMSRRLARRGR from the coding sequence GTGGCGGTCGATGCCCGCGGACTTTCCCGCATGGGAAGCGTCTACGCGTTCTGGCGACGGTGGCGGGACCAGGGCCTGATTGGTGAACTGCACGACCGGCTGCGCGACCGCGTCCGCCAGGTCGAGGGCCGCGATCCGGAGCCGACCGCGGGCATCATCGACGCGCAGTCGGTCAAAGGGGCGGCGTCGGTTCCGGCCGCCACGCGGGGCTTCGACGCGGGGAAAAGGATCAACGGACGCAAGCGCCATATCGTGGTCGACACCCTCGGACTGCTACTGGTCGTGATGGTCACGGCCGCTTCGGTGACCGACCGTGAGGCCGCTGGCGGTCTGCTGGCCCGGCTGCGCGAGCGGCACTGGCGCATCTCGTGCGTATGGGCGGACGGCGGTTACACCGGGCATCTGGTCGACGTCGCCCGCGCTGTCTGGCGGATCGCGCTGACCGTGGTCAAGCGCACCGACGACACCCGCGGGTTCACCGTGCTGCCCAAAAGGTGGCTGGTGGAGCGGACGTTCGCGTGGCTGATGCGCTCTCGCCGCCTGGCCCGCGACTACGAGACCCGCACCGACAGCGCCGAAGCGCTGATCCACTGGTCGATGAGCATGGTCATGAGCCGCCGGCTCGCCCGGCGGGGACGCTGA
- a CDS encoding glutamate--cysteine ligase, whose protein sequence is MENPVTFGVEEEFLLVDAESCRLAPVARQVIAALPTTLRPCVRMETRATQIELATQVCTGLDELREGLGELRSALDAAAQSVGCRIMAAGACILKEDETFPVADGLRYGEIVRSFGLLEDPRGLSACHVHVGVPDRRLAAEALNHLRVWLPVLQSLCSNSPFINGHDSGYASSRAMTICAWPTVGPTPDIRSLAHHDELVADLIATGAALDDRMVYWYARLSASYPTIEVRPGDVCLTVDETVLLAALSRALVATAVRDVRVGVAAPCADHGSLVAAHWLAARDGLEGSGFCFTDRVRVPIWHLVDRLVKHTEQALVAAGDYTLVLAALDRLRVTGSAAARQRSIAAAPSTCAATSGAMANLPRLAHWVVEQTCL, encoded by the coding sequence ATGGAGAATCCGGTCACGTTCGGCGTTGAAGAAGAATTTCTCCTCGTCGATGCCGAGTCGTGCCGGCTGGCGCCCGTGGCTCGACAGGTGATCGCGGCACTGCCGACCACGTTGCGGCCCTGTGTGAGGATGGAGACCCGGGCCACGCAGATCGAGCTCGCGACGCAAGTGTGCACCGGACTCGACGAACTGCGGGAAGGCCTTGGCGAGTTGAGATCCGCATTAGACGCTGCTGCCCAGTCGGTGGGTTGCCGGATCATGGCTGCGGGAGCGTGCATCCTCAAGGAGGACGAGACCTTTCCGGTCGCCGACGGGCTGCGATACGGGGAGATCGTGCGGAGTTTCGGTCTGTTGGAGGATCCACGCGGGTTGTCCGCCTGCCATGTCCACGTGGGGGTGCCTGACCGTCGATTGGCTGCCGAGGCCCTCAACCATCTGCGGGTATGGCTGCCTGTACTGCAGTCTCTGTGCAGCAACTCGCCCTTCATCAATGGTCACGACAGTGGCTATGCCAGCTCGCGGGCGATGACGATCTGCGCTTGGCCCACGGTCGGGCCGACGCCGGATATACGCTCACTGGCGCACCACGACGAGCTGGTTGCCGATCTCATCGCGACCGGCGCGGCCCTTGACGACCGGATGGTCTATTGGTATGCGAGGCTCTCTGCCAGCTACCCGACGATTGAGGTCCGACCTGGCGATGTGTGCCTGACCGTGGACGAGACAGTCCTGCTTGCCGCGCTCTCGCGTGCGCTCGTGGCTACGGCCGTACGGGACGTCCGGGTCGGCGTTGCCGCACCCTGCGCCGATCACGGCTCGCTTGTCGCGGCGCACTGGCTGGCTGCGCGCGACGGTCTGGAGGGCAGTGGCTTCTGCTTCACGGATCGCGTCCGGGTCCCGATCTGGCACCTGGTTGACCGGCTTGTCAAACACACAGAGCAGGCACTCGTCGCCGCTGGCGACTACACTTTGGTGCTCGCTGCGCTGGACCGACTGCGGGTGACCGGCTCGGCCGCTGCCCGGCAGCGCTCGATCGCTGCGGCGCCATCTACTTGCGCTGCGACAAGCGGGGCCATGGCCAATCTTCCCCGACTCGCACACTGGGTGGTGGAACAGACCTGCCTCTAG
- a CDS encoding aminotransferase class I/II-fold pyridoxal phosphate-dependent enzyme: protein MERQRELLRLHRELDLLSRNAGDAEFLSGWQTSHPFAEHYLLRVQDGSPRSVEEYSFLSDSAALTESIRKFHRTRDGIDYPPEAVYAASGSSPLLMAFFLRLREQGVSEAWYVPPIYYTCYYFAQSVGITLHRLDTSPLHHPETRLRLPQRPAVLIFADPIWVFGTPVHPVHIKEIAEWQRRFGSEVLVDGTFQYTAWNPPDQAEATSELDLEHTFRIVCPTKSTAVHGSRFAYLLMPPGQRESIRYPAANLTGASGAQAQSDALRLMEVLNSPQSNRELREHIATVHGILWDKGVIRAEAAPPSVTYYTFAHIDERRARSAILMDQRFFDLTGFNGFARINLLHPSWLEL from the coding sequence GTGGAACGGCAACGGGAGTTGCTGCGGTTACACCGGGAACTGGATTTGCTATCGCGGAACGCGGGCGACGCGGAATTTCTGTCCGGATGGCAGACCAGCCATCCCTTCGCAGAGCACTATCTGCTGCGCGTCCAAGATGGTTCGCCCCGGTCGGTCGAAGAGTACTCGTTTCTGTCGGACTCCGCGGCTCTCACCGAAAGCATCAGGAAGTTCCATCGGACGAGGGATGGTATCGACTACCCGCCCGAGGCCGTATACGCCGCCAGCGGATCGAGCCCCTTGCTGATGGCTTTCTTCCTGCGCCTGCGCGAGCAAGGTGTCAGCGAGGCGTGGTACGTGCCACCCATCTACTACACCTGCTACTACTTCGCACAGAGTGTTGGGATCACCCTGCACCGCCTCGACACGAGCCCACTGCACCATCCCGAAACGCGGCTTCGGCTGCCGCAGCGACCCGCCGTCCTGATTTTTGCCGACCCGATTTGGGTCTTTGGCACGCCCGTGCATCCAGTGCACATCAAGGAGATCGCGGAGTGGCAGCGCCGCTTCGGTTCCGAGGTGCTCGTCGACGGCACGTTCCAGTACACCGCCTGGAACCCGCCGGACCAGGCGGAGGCCACCAGTGAGCTTGACCTGGAGCATACGTTCCGCATCGTATGCCCCACCAAGAGCACGGCGGTCCACGGCTCCCGCTTCGCGTATCTGCTCATGCCCCCGGGGCAGCGCGAGTCGATACGGTATCCCGCCGCAAACCTCACTGGCGCGAGCGGCGCACAGGCTCAGTCCGATGCCTTGCGCCTGATGGAGGTGCTCAATTCCCCGCAGTCTAATCGTGAACTGCGTGAGCACATCGCCACAGTGCACGGAATCCTCTGGGACAAAGGCGTGATCCGGGCTGAGGCCGCCCCACCGTCAGTTACCTACTACACCTTTGCTCACATTGATGAACGACGAGCACGCAGCGCGATCTTGATGGACCAGCGATTCTTCGACCTGACCGGCTTCAACGGTTTCGCCCGTATCAACTTGCTGCACCCGAGCTGGCTTGAGCTGTAA
- a CDS encoding D-3-phosphoglycerate dehydrogenase, with amino-acid sequence MTKPTALVLMERSGIPGSLLARLESAVSVLWLAAGQEDTADVRLLVTANAELNSAYLRRFPVLGGIVLTGTAADYVDLDHCREHGIVVSNTPSYTGSSVAEHALALALASNRYLLPLDAATRTDARPPSPLARELAGKVAGIIGLGEIGGRLATLLRGLDLRVLFVNRSRREHPGAEQVELDRLLMEADFVFLTLPLTPQTFHLLDAQAFALMRPTARVVNVSADELIDPAPLAAALRNGRIAGAALDVIGSPAPFLDLPNTILTPTCGWYTQEAVYRRAETWVETVQAFVAGSPRYVVS; translated from the coding sequence TTGACGAAGCCCACTGCCCTGGTGCTCATGGAACGGAGTGGTATCCCCGGCTCTCTGCTTGCCCGGCTGGAGTCCGCAGTGTCGGTGCTCTGGCTGGCGGCCGGGCAGGAGGACACTGCTGACGTGCGGCTGCTTGTCACCGCTAATGCTGAGCTGAACAGTGCATACCTGCGGCGCTTCCCCGTGCTGGGCGGCATTGTCCTCACCGGGACCGCGGCCGACTACGTCGACCTCGACCATTGTCGCGAGCATGGGATCGTAGTCTCCAACACTCCCAGCTACACCGGATCGTCGGTGGCCGAGCACGCACTGGCGCTCGCCCTGGCATCGAACCGGTACCTGCTCCCGCTCGACGCGGCTACCCGTACCGATGCGCGGCCGCCCTCTCCGCTCGCCCGCGAGCTGGCCGGAAAGGTGGCCGGCATCATCGGACTGGGTGAGATCGGCGGCCGGCTGGCCACCCTGCTGCGTGGTCTGGACCTGCGCGTCCTCTTCGTCAACCGTAGCCGCCGCGAGCACCCCGGCGCCGAACAGGTTGAGCTGGACCGACTCCTGATGGAGGCGGATTTCGTCTTCCTAACCCTGCCGCTCACCCCGCAGACCTTCCATCTCCTCGATGCCCAGGCTTTCGCCCTCATGCGCCCGACCGCCCGCGTGGTCAATGTCTCGGCCGACGAACTCATCGACCCGGCACCATTGGCGGCGGCGCTGCGCAACGGCCGGATCGCGGGCGCCGCTCTGGACGTGATCGGTTCGCCGGCGCCGTTCCTCGACCTGCCCAACACCATCCTGACGCCGACGTGCGGCTGGTACACCCAGGAAGCCGTGTATCGGCGAGCCGAGACATGGGTAGAGACGGTGCAGGCTTTCGTGGCGGGCAGCCCGCGGTACGTCGTCAGCTGA